CGACGCCGGAGGGACCATGGAAGCGCGGTCGTCAGCGCCTGCGTGCTTGTCCGGACGGTGGAGGTGGACCCGGTATGGCAGTGGACTCCTTCGAAGCCGGCCGCGACGAGCCGCCCCGGCCGACCGGGCTGCTGGACATGCTGAGCGTGGCCGCGGTGGCCCTCGACACCCGCGGCCGGATCGTCTTCTGGACCCCGCAGGCCGAGGAGCTCTTCGGCTACTCGTCGGAGGAGGCCCTCGGCAGGCCCGCAGCGCGCCTGCTCATCCACCCGGAGCACCTGCAGGCCGTGGTGAGTCTGTTCACGGAAGTGCTGGAGACCGGCCGGGGCTGGGCCGGCGCCTTTCCGATCCGGCACAAGGACGGCAGCAGTCGGCTGACGGAGTTCCGGACCATGCGCCTGCTGGACGACCTCGGGGACGTCTACGCCCTGGGCATCGCGGCCGACCATACCCTGCTCCAGCGCGTCGAGACCGATCTGGCGCTGTGCGAGCGGCTGATCAACCAGTCCCCGATCGGTCTGGCCCTCCTCGACCCCGAGCTGCGCTATCTCCTGGTGAACCCGGCGCTGGAGCGGATCGACGGCATTCCCGCCGAGGACCACATCGGCCGCGACCTGCGGGAGACCCTGCCCTTCCCGGACGTCGAGACCGTCGCGTCCGCGCTGCGCCAGGTGCTCACCACCGGTACGCCCCTGCTGGACCAGTACCACGTCGGCCGTCCCCCGGCCGATCCCGATCACGAGCACGCCTGGTCGCTGTCCTTCTACCGCCTGGAGGATCCCACCGGGCGGATCCTGGGGGCGGCCGTCTCGGTCGTCGACGTCACCGAGCGGCACCGCGCGGCGGCCGAGGCCGACCGGGCGCGGCGGCGCCTGGCGCTCATCGCAGACGCCTCCGCGCGGGTCGGCACCGCGCTGGACGTGGAGCAGACGGCCCATGAACTGGCCGAGATCGCGGCGCCGGCGATGGCCGACGTGGCCGCCGTGGACGTCCTCGACTCCGCGCTGTCCTGCCGCCGGATACGCAAACCGGACAACGGTCCGGAGCTCTTCCGGGCCCTCGCCCTGAAGGCGGCCCATCCCACGCCCGCGCTGCGCGCCGCAGACCCGCCCGGCGACCTCGCCGCCTATGAGGGCGACCGCCTGGTCACCCTGTGCGTCCACACCGGGCGGCCGGTCCTGGTACGTCACGTCGGGCCGCACGATCTGCCCCGCATCGCCCGGGACGCCGCGGGCGGCGCCCTGCTCGCGGAGGCCGGCGTCCACTCGTATCTCGCCGTGCCGCTGATCGCCCACGGCGAGGTGCTGGGCGTCCTCGACCTCAAGCGGACCCGGCATCCGGCGCCGTTCGACGAGGACGACGTGGTCCTGGCCGCCGAACTCGCCGGCCGGGCCGCCGTGGCCATCGACAACGCCCGCTGGTTCCAGAGCGTGCGCAACACCGCGCTCACCCTGCAGCGCAGTCTGCTG
Above is a genomic segment from Streptomyces fodineus containing:
- a CDS encoding SpoIIE family protein phosphatase; amino-acid sequence: MAVDSFEAGRDEPPRPTGLLDMLSVAAVALDTRGRIVFWTPQAEELFGYSSEEALGRPAARLLIHPEHLQAVVSLFTEVLETGRGWAGAFPIRHKDGSSRLTEFRTMRLLDDLGDVYALGIAADHTLLQRVETDLALCERLINQSPIGLALLDPELRYLLVNPALERIDGIPAEDHIGRDLRETLPFPDVETVASALRQVLTTGTPLLDQYHVGRPPADPDHEHAWSLSFYRLEDPTGRILGAAVSVVDVTERHRAAAEADRARRRLALIADASARVGTALDVEQTAHELAEIAAPAMADVAAVDVLDSALSCRRIRKPDNGPELFRALALKAAHPTPALRAADPPGDLAAYEGDRLVTLCVHTGRPVLVRHVGPHDLPRIARDAAGGALLAEAGVHSYLAVPLIAHGEVLGVLDLKRTRHPAPFDEDDVVLAAELAGRAAVAIDNARWFQSVRNTALTLQRSLLPDHSAHHTGLELASRYQPAQATSEVGGDWYDVIPLTDDKTALVVGDVMGNGIDAAATMGRLRTATCAYADLDLAPGAILQHLDKITCDLEHYIVTCLYAVYDPRTGRCSIANAGHMPPALARPGAAPRLLELPTGAPLGVGGVRFETTSVALLPGDVLVLYTDGLVETRQHAIDDRLNALLDLLDEPHRPLEETCDILLYGLRNPDDHDDVALLIARAL